A genomic stretch from Styela clava chromosome 5, kaStyClav1.hap1.2, whole genome shotgun sequence includes:
- the LOC120331408 gene encoding uncharacterized protein LOC120331408 isoform X3: MPRKNSASFSSVDYKKSKSSKQTPEIEFILESPRSHHGIVKHLPPNGRRHSSATPSFSCKERLSSWQRFDDSDEAAIEDSGNYSMDERSPIELLVNDVKCDFTIGEDNEDDENHFDVISWCSDESVFSDSNSEVVVSEKTDHQLSPLSRPKLRSGSLGVLEVSSIKSNPFLLQDQKLNGSENVGKDKILKRINKNGILNESLSDDCDVNNGILFRNNGLKSPKVVIQPIESEDEHFEFDGNNNRPKDSISLSSELLTWYNDIPPSGKSASLPRKLPPPPASPRSRHRLPTSPSANPVSASYTQKISPLFFDNSFVTNKGQSPGLHTVKGHRHGNSNKQSSLYRNYSDIVNRDELLPNNSIRRNHSDVSVRSSPNSPNKSATLPPSHRLSPNRTHSLQYSASDCSSRSQPSSPGSHVRRTSSLLSSPSFSREKASSYKNLGGFSSLNQPGSKFEVQSSRKSNKGSRKRTEWRPVEEMTNYEGYYPDESSDGEVSEPSSGTNEHHHKSFDSVVFHVLKVSPEDFASQLTLLDLAAFREIQPQELTGCGWIKKDKHEIAPNVVQMTQRFNNTSFYVVHEVLHAQTLKIRAEVVTHFIRIAKKLNDLNNLHSLMAVVMSLSSAPIHRLTKTWGIVNKHYRATFDRLRILMSEENNRMNLRKHIEGIKLPCIPYLGLYLGDLIFVDSAHPDTGGLEPHERTNKMNNILRILAEFQQSQYDNLREIPHIKNFLQSVKYIEELQRFVEDDNYKRSLKIEPKQSNTPHKGLNASREELALPTDHTLPRRSMTPPTQQLFKPGHRKSHSLGRDIRPRTDPAKLHKSGSLPRSAQQVGPAHLPVVMTTSLLDDSIISPGAQTGLPSNSGSIGSSRSNSGSEFSDDTSWNGISASESRMDLGRILFEGCLRRKTVLKKGKKPPMPSWTKFWVCLHKSQLLFHSAKGIRANERHHFKQHPCKMIVIHEWMVLCSDDPSKLDAFQLSNPNQGDIYRFQCDSKEVAMVWTRRLQEAIKGNVQPEKDLINLHDT, encoded by the exons ATGCCTCGCAAAAACTCTGCGTCATTCAGTAGCGTGGATTATAAAAAATCGAAATCCTCCAAGCAGACTCCAGAGATTGAATTCATACTCGAGTCTCCGAGATCTCATCATGGAATCGTTAAACATTTACCCCCTAATGGGCGTCGACATAGCTCTGCCACGCCCTCTTTCTCATGCAAAGAGAGACTATCGTCATGGCAACGTTTTGATGATTCCGATGAAGCAGCCATCGAGGATTCTGGGAATTATTCCATGGATGAGCGATCACCAATAGAATTGCTTGTGAACGATGTCAAGTGTGACTTTACAATAGGAGAAGACAATGAAGATGATGAAAATCATTTTGATGTCATAAGCTGGTGTTCTGATGAATCTGTTTTCTCCGATTCAAACTCTGAGGTG GTTGTTTCGGAGAAAACTGACCACCAGCTGTCGCCGTTGAGTCGGCCCAAATTGCGGAGTGGAAGTTTGGGGGTGTTGGAGGTGTCGTCTATCAAATCAAATCCATTTCTACTTCAGGATCAGAAATTGAATGGTTCCGAGAATGtaggaaaagataaaattttaaaacgtatcaacaaaaatGGAATACTTAACGAATCATTGTCTGATGATTGTGATGTTAACAATGGGATATTATTTCGAAACAATGGTCTTAAATCTCCAAAGGTTGTAATTCAACCAATAGAATCAGAAGACGAACATTTTGAATTTGACGGGAACAATAACCGACCAAAAGATTCTATTTCTTTATCGTCCGAACTTTTAACTTGGTATAACGATATTCCCCCCTCTGGAAAATCAGCGTCTCTTCCGAGGAAACTTCCCCCGCCTCCTGCTTCACCACGTTCCAGACATAGACTCCCCACATCACCCTCCGCAAATCCAGTATCGGCGTCTTACACTCAGAAG atCTCCCCACTGTTCTTCGATAACTCATTTGTGACGAATAAAGGCCAATCTCCTGGGCTTCACACTGTCAAAGGTCATCGTCACGGTAACAGCAATAAACAATCATCGCTATATCGTAACTATAGTGACATTGTTAACAGAGACGAACTATTACCTAACAATTCTATTCGCCGTAACCATAGCGACGTTTCTGTACGTTCATCACCAAACAGTCCGAACAAAAGTGCAACTTTACCCCCGTCACATCGTTTGTCCCCAAATCGAACTCATTCCTTACAATATAGTGCAAGTGACTGTTCCAGTCGTAGCCAACCTTCTTCACCCGGGAGTCACGTACGACGTACATCGTCCTTGCTGTCGAGTCCTTCGTTTTCACGGGAAAAAGCGAGCTCCTATAAAAACCTCGGTGGTTTTTCCTCATTAAACCAACCAGGATCAAAGTTTGAAGTTCAGAGTTCACGTAAAAGTAATAAAGGTTCACGCAAACGTACAGAGTGGAGACCGGTGGAAGAAATGACGAATTACGAGGGGTATTACCCTGACGAAAGTTCCGATGGGGAG GTATCCGAGCCCTCTAGCGGAACAAACGAGCATCACCATAAAAGTTTCGACTCCgttgtttttcatgttttgaaAGTTTCGCCAGAAGATTTTGCCAGTCAGTTGACTTTGCTTGACCTGGCCGCCTTCAGAGAGATCCAGCCTCAAGAATTAACAG GTTGCGGCTGGATAAAGAAGGACAAACATGAAATTGCTCCGAACGTCGTGCAGATGACGCAACGTTTCAATAATACAAGTTTTTATGTCGTACATGAGGTACTCCACGCTCAAACGTTAAAAATACGAGCCGAAGTCGTCACACATTTTATCCGAATTGCGAAAAAATTGAACGATTTGAACAATTTACACAGTCTGATGGCCGTAGTGATGTCTCTGAGTTCTGCACCGATACATCGACTCACAAAGACATGGGGG ATTGTGAACAAACACTACAGAGCAACATTTGATCGACTGAGGATTTTGATGTCGGAGGAAAATAATCGAATGAATTTACGGAAGCATATAGAAGGGATAAAGCTACCCTGCATTCCGTATTTAG GTTTATATCTTGGGGATTTAATATTTGTTGACTCCGCCCATCCTGATACTGGCGGACTCGAACCGCATGAGCGAACAAATAAGATGAATAATATTCTGCGAATTTTAGCGGAATTTCAGCAATCTCAATATG ataacTTAAGAGAAATTCCCCACATCAAAAATTTCCTTCAATCCGTGAAATATATTGAGGAATTGCAACGATTTGTCGAAGACGACAATTACAA gcGATCTCTGAAAATCGAGCCAAAGCAATCAAATACGCCGCACAAAGGTTTAAACGCATCACGGGAGGAGTTAGCGTTACCGACAGACCACACCCTCCCTCGTAGATCAATGACCCCCCCAACCCAACAACTGTTCAAACCGGGACATCGGAAATCACATAGCCTTGGACGGGACATCAGGCCACGTACAGATCCAGCTAAACTACATAAAAG CGGTAGTCTACCAAGAAGTGCTCAGCAAGTCGGGCCGGCACATTTGCCTGTTGTTATGACAACCTCCCTCCTAGACGACAGCATCATATCACCGGGGGCGCAAACGGGTCTCCCTAGCAACAGCGGATCCATCGGGAGCAGCCGTTCAAATTCGGGGTCAGAATTTAGTGACGATACATCATGGAATGGCATCAG tgcTTCAGAGAGTCGTATGGATCTGGGACGTATTTTATTCGAAGGTTGTCTGAGAAGGAAAACAGTTCTTAAGAAAGGAAAAAAGCCACCT ATGCCTTCATGGACAAAGTTCTGGGTTTGTCTCCACAAGTCGCAACTTCTGTTTCATTCAGCTAAAGGCATAAGGGCGAATGAGAGACATCAT ttcAAGCAACATCCGTGCAAAATGATTGTTATACACGAGTGGATGGTGCTTTGCTCAGACGACCCTTCTAAACTGGATGCTTTCCAACTTTCGAACCCAAACCAGGGAGATATATACAG gttcCAATGTGATTCTAAAGAAGTCGCCATGGTTTGGACTCGGAGGTTGCAAGAAGCAATTAAAGGAAATGTACAG CCGGAAAAAGATCTCATAAATTTGCACGACACATGA
- the LOC120331408 gene encoding uncharacterized protein LOC120331408 isoform X4 has product MPRKNSASFSSVDYKKSKSSKQTPEIEFILESPRSHHGIVKHLPPNGRRHSSATPSFSCKERLSSWQRFDDSDEAAIEDSGNYSMDERSPIELLVNDVKCDFTIGEDNEDDENHFDVISWCSDESVFSDSNSEVVVSEKTDHQLSPLSRPKLRSGSLGVLEVSSIKSNPFLLQDQKLNGSENVGKDKILKRINKNGILNESLSDDCDVNNGILFRNNGLKSPKVVIQPIESEDEHFEFDGNNNRPKDSISLSSELLTWYNDIPPSGKSASLPRKLPPPPASPRSRHRLPTSPSANPVSASYTQKISPLFFDNSFVTNKGQSPGLHTVKGHRHGNSNKQSSLYRNYSDIVNRDELLPNNSIRRNHSDVSVRSSPNSPNKSATLPPSHRLSPNRTHSLQYSASDCSSRSQPSSPGSHVRRTSSLLSSPSFSREKASSYKNLGGFSSLNQPGSKFEVQSSRKSNKGSRKRTEWRPVEEMTNYEGYYPDESSDGEVSEPSSGTNEHHHKSFDSVVFHVLKVSPEDFASQLTLLDLAAFREIQPQELTGCGWIKKDKHEIAPNVVQMTQRFNNTSFYVVHEVLHAQTLKIRAEVVTHFIRIAKKLNDLNNLHSLMAVVMSLSSAPIHRLTKTWGIVNKHYRATFDRLRILMSEENNRMNLRKHIEGIKLPCIPYLGLYLGDLIFVDSAHPDTGGLEPHERTNKMNNILRILAEFQQSQYDNLREIPHIKNFLQSVKYIEELQRFVEDDNYKRSLKIEPKQSNTPHKGLNASREELALPTDHTLPRRSMTPPTQQLFKPGHRKSHSLGRDIRPRTDPAKLHKRRSFARLKSRDFGASNGASPLQPPQLHRVQSSPDQSGSLPRSAQQVGPAHLPVVMTTSLLDDSIISPGAQTGLPSNSGSIGSSRSNSGSEFSDDTSWNGIRKWVHRFGNRDSDTLVSDQRKSLTFPLSSRSRGHMKVMESYKGQGLKVKSSKSNPGILIHQIERQYEEESLLQEEDQEERLEFIPH; this is encoded by the exons ATGCCTCGCAAAAACTCTGCGTCATTCAGTAGCGTGGATTATAAAAAATCGAAATCCTCCAAGCAGACTCCAGAGATTGAATTCATACTCGAGTCTCCGAGATCTCATCATGGAATCGTTAAACATTTACCCCCTAATGGGCGTCGACATAGCTCTGCCACGCCCTCTTTCTCATGCAAAGAGAGACTATCGTCATGGCAACGTTTTGATGATTCCGATGAAGCAGCCATCGAGGATTCTGGGAATTATTCCATGGATGAGCGATCACCAATAGAATTGCTTGTGAACGATGTCAAGTGTGACTTTACAATAGGAGAAGACAATGAAGATGATGAAAATCATTTTGATGTCATAAGCTGGTGTTCTGATGAATCTGTTTTCTCCGATTCAAACTCTGAGGTG GTTGTTTCGGAGAAAACTGACCACCAGCTGTCGCCGTTGAGTCGGCCCAAATTGCGGAGTGGAAGTTTGGGGGTGTTGGAGGTGTCGTCTATCAAATCAAATCCATTTCTACTTCAGGATCAGAAATTGAATGGTTCCGAGAATGtaggaaaagataaaattttaaaacgtatcaacaaaaatGGAATACTTAACGAATCATTGTCTGATGATTGTGATGTTAACAATGGGATATTATTTCGAAACAATGGTCTTAAATCTCCAAAGGTTGTAATTCAACCAATAGAATCAGAAGACGAACATTTTGAATTTGACGGGAACAATAACCGACCAAAAGATTCTATTTCTTTATCGTCCGAACTTTTAACTTGGTATAACGATATTCCCCCCTCTGGAAAATCAGCGTCTCTTCCGAGGAAACTTCCCCCGCCTCCTGCTTCACCACGTTCCAGACATAGACTCCCCACATCACCCTCCGCAAATCCAGTATCGGCGTCTTACACTCAGAAG atCTCCCCACTGTTCTTCGATAACTCATTTGTGACGAATAAAGGCCAATCTCCTGGGCTTCACACTGTCAAAGGTCATCGTCACGGTAACAGCAATAAACAATCATCGCTATATCGTAACTATAGTGACATTGTTAACAGAGACGAACTATTACCTAACAATTCTATTCGCCGTAACCATAGCGACGTTTCTGTACGTTCATCACCAAACAGTCCGAACAAAAGTGCAACTTTACCCCCGTCACATCGTTTGTCCCCAAATCGAACTCATTCCTTACAATATAGTGCAAGTGACTGTTCCAGTCGTAGCCAACCTTCTTCACCCGGGAGTCACGTACGACGTACATCGTCCTTGCTGTCGAGTCCTTCGTTTTCACGGGAAAAAGCGAGCTCCTATAAAAACCTCGGTGGTTTTTCCTCATTAAACCAACCAGGATCAAAGTTTGAAGTTCAGAGTTCACGTAAAAGTAATAAAGGTTCACGCAAACGTACAGAGTGGAGACCGGTGGAAGAAATGACGAATTACGAGGGGTATTACCCTGACGAAAGTTCCGATGGGGAG GTATCCGAGCCCTCTAGCGGAACAAACGAGCATCACCATAAAAGTTTCGACTCCgttgtttttcatgttttgaaAGTTTCGCCAGAAGATTTTGCCAGTCAGTTGACTTTGCTTGACCTGGCCGCCTTCAGAGAGATCCAGCCTCAAGAATTAACAG GTTGCGGCTGGATAAAGAAGGACAAACATGAAATTGCTCCGAACGTCGTGCAGATGACGCAACGTTTCAATAATACAAGTTTTTATGTCGTACATGAGGTACTCCACGCTCAAACGTTAAAAATACGAGCCGAAGTCGTCACACATTTTATCCGAATTGCGAAAAAATTGAACGATTTGAACAATTTACACAGTCTGATGGCCGTAGTGATGTCTCTGAGTTCTGCACCGATACATCGACTCACAAAGACATGGGGG ATTGTGAACAAACACTACAGAGCAACATTTGATCGACTGAGGATTTTGATGTCGGAGGAAAATAATCGAATGAATTTACGGAAGCATATAGAAGGGATAAAGCTACCCTGCATTCCGTATTTAG GTTTATATCTTGGGGATTTAATATTTGTTGACTCCGCCCATCCTGATACTGGCGGACTCGAACCGCATGAGCGAACAAATAAGATGAATAATATTCTGCGAATTTTAGCGGAATTTCAGCAATCTCAATATG ataacTTAAGAGAAATTCCCCACATCAAAAATTTCCTTCAATCCGTGAAATATATTGAGGAATTGCAACGATTTGTCGAAGACGACAATTACAA gcGATCTCTGAAAATCGAGCCAAAGCAATCAAATACGCCGCACAAAGGTTTAAACGCATCACGGGAGGAGTTAGCGTTACCGACAGACCACACCCTCCCTCGTAGATCAATGACCCCCCCAACCCAACAACTGTTCAAACCGGGACATCGGAAATCACATAGCCTTGGACGGGACATCAGGCCACGTACAGATCCAGCTAAACTACATAAAAG ACGTTCTTTTGCAAGACTGAAATCACGAGACTTTGGCGCATCAAACGGAGCCTCGCCATTGCAACCACCTCAACTCCACAGAGTACAATCATCTCCTGACCAAAG CGGTAGTCTACCAAGAAGTGCTCAGCAAGTCGGGCCGGCACATTTGCCTGTTGTTATGACAACCTCCCTCCTAGACGACAGCATCATATCACCGGGGGCGCAAACGGGTCTCCCTAGCAACAGCGGATCCATCGGGAGCAGCCGTTCAAATTCGGGGTCAGAATTTAGTGACGATACATCATGGAATGGCATCAG GAAATGGGTTCATCGCTTTGGCAACAGAGACTCAGATACTTTAGTCAGTGATCAGAGAAAAAGTTTGACTTTTCCACTAAGTTCAAGGTCAAGAGGTCATATGAAGGTCATGGAAAGTTATAAGGGTCAAGGGTTAAAGGTGAAAAGCTCAAAATCGAACCCAGGAATTTTGATTCACCAAATAGAAAGACAGTATGAAGAAGAAAGTTTGTTACAGGAAGAAGACCAGGAAGAAAGGTTAGAGTTCATTCCCCACTAG
- the LOC120331408 gene encoding uncharacterized protein LOC120331408 isoform X2 has protein sequence MPRKNSASFSSVDYKKSKSSKQTPEIEFILESPRSHHGIVKHLPPNGRRHSSATPSFSCKERLSSWQRFDDSDEAAIEDSGNYSMDERSPIELLVNDVKCDFTIGEDNEDDENHFDVISWCSDESVFSDSNSEVVSEKTDHQLSPLSRPKLRSGSLGVLEVSSIKSNPFLLQDQKLNGSENVGKDKILKRINKNGILNESLSDDCDVNNGILFRNNGLKSPKVVIQPIESEDEHFEFDGNNNRPKDSISLSSELLTWYNDIPPSGKSASLPRKLPPPPASPRSRHRLPTSPSANPVSASYTQKISPLFFDNSFVTNKGQSPGLHTVKGHRHGNSNKQSSLYRNYSDIVNRDELLPNNSIRRNHSDVSVRSSPNSPNKSATLPPSHRLSPNRTHSLQYSASDCSSRSQPSSPGSHVRRTSSLLSSPSFSREKASSYKNLGGFSSLNQPGSKFEVQSSRKSNKGSRKRTEWRPVEEMTNYEGYYPDESSDGEVSEPSSGTNEHHHKSFDSVVFHVLKVSPEDFASQLTLLDLAAFREIQPQELTGCGWIKKDKHEIAPNVVQMTQRFNNTSFYVVHEVLHAQTLKIRAEVVTHFIRIAKKLNDLNNLHSLMAVVMSLSSAPIHRLTKTWGIVNKHYRATFDRLRILMSEENNRMNLRKHIEGIKLPCIPYLGLYLGDLIFVDSAHPDTGGLEPHERTNKMNNILRILAEFQQSQYDNLREIPHIKNFLQSVKYIEELQRFVEDDNYKRSLKIEPKQSNTPHKGLNASREELALPTDHTLPRRSMTPPTQQLFKPGHRKSHSLGRDIRPRTDPAKLHKRRSFARLKSRDFGASNGASPLQPPQLHRVQSSPDQSGSLPRSAQQVGPAHLPVVMTTSLLDDSIISPGAQTGLPSNSGSIGSSRSNSGSEFSDDTSWNGISASESRMDLGRILFEGCLRRKTVLKKGKKPPMPSWTKFWVCLHKSQLLFHSAKGIRANERHHFKQHPCKMIVIHEWMVLCSDDPSKLDAFQLSNPNQGDIYRFQCDSKEVAMVWTRRLQEAIKGNVQPEKDLINLHDT, from the exons ATGCCTCGCAAAAACTCTGCGTCATTCAGTAGCGTGGATTATAAAAAATCGAAATCCTCCAAGCAGACTCCAGAGATTGAATTCATACTCGAGTCTCCGAGATCTCATCATGGAATCGTTAAACATTTACCCCCTAATGGGCGTCGACATAGCTCTGCCACGCCCTCTTTCTCATGCAAAGAGAGACTATCGTCATGGCAACGTTTTGATGATTCCGATGAAGCAGCCATCGAGGATTCTGGGAATTATTCCATGGATGAGCGATCACCAATAGAATTGCTTGTGAACGATGTCAAGTGTGACTTTACAATAGGAGAAGACAATGAAGATGATGAAAATCATTTTGATGTCATAAGCTGGTGTTCTGATGAATCTGTTTTCTCCGATTCAAACTCTGAG GTTGTTTCGGAGAAAACTGACCACCAGCTGTCGCCGTTGAGTCGGCCCAAATTGCGGAGTGGAAGTTTGGGGGTGTTGGAGGTGTCGTCTATCAAATCAAATCCATTTCTACTTCAGGATCAGAAATTGAATGGTTCCGAGAATGtaggaaaagataaaattttaaaacgtatcaacaaaaatGGAATACTTAACGAATCATTGTCTGATGATTGTGATGTTAACAATGGGATATTATTTCGAAACAATGGTCTTAAATCTCCAAAGGTTGTAATTCAACCAATAGAATCAGAAGACGAACATTTTGAATTTGACGGGAACAATAACCGACCAAAAGATTCTATTTCTTTATCGTCCGAACTTTTAACTTGGTATAACGATATTCCCCCCTCTGGAAAATCAGCGTCTCTTCCGAGGAAACTTCCCCCGCCTCCTGCTTCACCACGTTCCAGACATAGACTCCCCACATCACCCTCCGCAAATCCAGTATCGGCGTCTTACACTCAGAAG atCTCCCCACTGTTCTTCGATAACTCATTTGTGACGAATAAAGGCCAATCTCCTGGGCTTCACACTGTCAAAGGTCATCGTCACGGTAACAGCAATAAACAATCATCGCTATATCGTAACTATAGTGACATTGTTAACAGAGACGAACTATTACCTAACAATTCTATTCGCCGTAACCATAGCGACGTTTCTGTACGTTCATCACCAAACAGTCCGAACAAAAGTGCAACTTTACCCCCGTCACATCGTTTGTCCCCAAATCGAACTCATTCCTTACAATATAGTGCAAGTGACTGTTCCAGTCGTAGCCAACCTTCTTCACCCGGGAGTCACGTACGACGTACATCGTCCTTGCTGTCGAGTCCTTCGTTTTCACGGGAAAAAGCGAGCTCCTATAAAAACCTCGGTGGTTTTTCCTCATTAAACCAACCAGGATCAAAGTTTGAAGTTCAGAGTTCACGTAAAAGTAATAAAGGTTCACGCAAACGTACAGAGTGGAGACCGGTGGAAGAAATGACGAATTACGAGGGGTATTACCCTGACGAAAGTTCCGATGGGGAG GTATCCGAGCCCTCTAGCGGAACAAACGAGCATCACCATAAAAGTTTCGACTCCgttgtttttcatgttttgaaAGTTTCGCCAGAAGATTTTGCCAGTCAGTTGACTTTGCTTGACCTGGCCGCCTTCAGAGAGATCCAGCCTCAAGAATTAACAG GTTGCGGCTGGATAAAGAAGGACAAACATGAAATTGCTCCGAACGTCGTGCAGATGACGCAACGTTTCAATAATACAAGTTTTTATGTCGTACATGAGGTACTCCACGCTCAAACGTTAAAAATACGAGCCGAAGTCGTCACACATTTTATCCGAATTGCGAAAAAATTGAACGATTTGAACAATTTACACAGTCTGATGGCCGTAGTGATGTCTCTGAGTTCTGCACCGATACATCGACTCACAAAGACATGGGGG ATTGTGAACAAACACTACAGAGCAACATTTGATCGACTGAGGATTTTGATGTCGGAGGAAAATAATCGAATGAATTTACGGAAGCATATAGAAGGGATAAAGCTACCCTGCATTCCGTATTTAG GTTTATATCTTGGGGATTTAATATTTGTTGACTCCGCCCATCCTGATACTGGCGGACTCGAACCGCATGAGCGAACAAATAAGATGAATAATATTCTGCGAATTTTAGCGGAATTTCAGCAATCTCAATATG ataacTTAAGAGAAATTCCCCACATCAAAAATTTCCTTCAATCCGTGAAATATATTGAGGAATTGCAACGATTTGTCGAAGACGACAATTACAA gcGATCTCTGAAAATCGAGCCAAAGCAATCAAATACGCCGCACAAAGGTTTAAACGCATCACGGGAGGAGTTAGCGTTACCGACAGACCACACCCTCCCTCGTAGATCAATGACCCCCCCAACCCAACAACTGTTCAAACCGGGACATCGGAAATCACATAGCCTTGGACGGGACATCAGGCCACGTACAGATCCAGCTAAACTACATAAAAG ACGTTCTTTTGCAAGACTGAAATCACGAGACTTTGGCGCATCAAACGGAGCCTCGCCATTGCAACCACCTCAACTCCACAGAGTACAATCATCTCCTGACCAAAG CGGTAGTCTACCAAGAAGTGCTCAGCAAGTCGGGCCGGCACATTTGCCTGTTGTTATGACAACCTCCCTCCTAGACGACAGCATCATATCACCGGGGGCGCAAACGGGTCTCCCTAGCAACAGCGGATCCATCGGGAGCAGCCGTTCAAATTCGGGGTCAGAATTTAGTGACGATACATCATGGAATGGCATCAG tgcTTCAGAGAGTCGTATGGATCTGGGACGTATTTTATTCGAAGGTTGTCTGAGAAGGAAAACAGTTCTTAAGAAAGGAAAAAAGCCACCT ATGCCTTCATGGACAAAGTTCTGGGTTTGTCTCCACAAGTCGCAACTTCTGTTTCATTCAGCTAAAGGCATAAGGGCGAATGAGAGACATCAT ttcAAGCAACATCCGTGCAAAATGATTGTTATACACGAGTGGATGGTGCTTTGCTCAGACGACCCTTCTAAACTGGATGCTTTCCAACTTTCGAACCCAAACCAGGGAGATATATACAG gttcCAATGTGATTCTAAAGAAGTCGCCATGGTTTGGACTCGGAGGTTGCAAGAAGCAATTAAAGGAAATGTACAG CCGGAAAAAGATCTCATAAATTTGCACGACACATGA